In the genome of Yarrowia lipolytica chromosome 1B, complete sequence, the window ACCTATGACGATTTCAATGCAGTACCTCGAGGACACCGACGAAGACGTCATAGAAGGGCTGAGAGAGGTGTGAGAATAGCACAGGGTAGGACCAGTCAGTAGACGTTTCGTGTGTGCTAGTTTCCATGTTTGtttctgctgtttctgtttggGACCTGGGTAAATCATTCGATATGCCCCACCTGTTTTGTATCTATAACTGCTAAATACGCTGTGTAAGATCCGTATTATTGGTGGCTACTCCTGCCTGTATAGATCCAAAAGTAGATAAACTACAAGACGCAAGAACTAATACCTCTCTCCCATTagttttcttttttttactaTTTTATTCATATTTTTCTCGAGGTTCTCGTCGGCCACATTTTTCTCACGCATTGCGTCATTATATATAGATTATTCTAGAGCTAATACATGTGACCTAGGCGTCACATCTGCGGCAGAGTAAAGACATCTGGAAgtccaacaagaccaagaaatCACAATAAAACACCTTTGAGAGAGATATCGACCATGACAGACACCAGACTGCCAAAGATTAGGAGTTATAGCGTGGTTAGTACGTCTGAAGTGATAGGATACACACCAGCACAAGGTCAACAATCGAAGGTTTATCAACTACTTACAAAGTAAATACACCAGCTATACACAGCACTCGCACCATGCATGGGTGACATTAAATAAACAATACATTTTGTACTTATACATTACAGAGACAGAGCGACAGCTCCGCGGGGTATAGCCAGATTATCCACTCCACATACCTACTGCTCATCGTCGTAGACAGCATCTCCGAACTCCCAGATTCCAACCCGGTCgttcttggcagccttctccagctccttgagcttggtaACGGTAGCGGTCCAAGTGGGGTTGAGCTCGGCCTGGGTCAGCTTGGGCTTGATGAAAGCGTACGCGTCCTCAACAACGAACGAGTTGACAGAGTCCTCGGGGCCCTTGGAGTCAATGGTGAAGAGTACAACGTTGCCAGGAGAGACAACAGCTGCGACCAGCTGAGAaccctcaatctccttcttgagaaggTCAACGTAGTCCTCCAGGTAACTGTTTCCGCCggcaggaggagcctggATGAATGCCAGGTTGGTGGTCTTGGCAGCACCGGGGACCTTGGCAACACCAAACTGGGCCTGCAGGGGTCGCAGCTGCGCTTGGGACACGGTAACGGCCTTACCAGAGTCGATAAGAAGAATGGCAAACTTGCCAGTGGCTTTGTCAACGTTCAGAATCTGAGCTCGAACGTAGGTGTTCTTGGGTGATCTCACAGCGACGTagtcgttcttcttgggaTGGCCAGAAGCAAACGAAAACTGGGTGGTGTTGGCAGCAGCGAGGTTGAACGAGGTAATATCCTGCTCCAGCTTGGTCAGAGTAGCTCCAACGCCGCCGGAAATGAATGCAATGGATCCGTCGGggttgatgttggtgatAGTCACGTCAATGTAGTCGGGGACAACGGGAGCAGCGGGCTCGTTGACATTGAGAGCACcagtggtggtggcgaGATCCTCAACATCCTCCTTGAAGTCCTTCCAGATACCCTTTcgggccttcttggcctcctgctcggcgTCTTCAAGCTCGTGGGCAAAAGACTCAGCAGCCTGGAtgaaagaagaagcgaaacCAGCCTCTAGAAGCTCGATAGAAAAGGGCTTGGACTCGTTGGGCAGGTACAAGTGACCGATGAAGTTACCCAGGCGGTCTGTGCCCTGAACAGTGAACTCGACGTCTCTCTGCTGGAACTTCTTGGCGGCCAGGTCTCGGGCTTCCTCTCCAAAGGGCTCAGAAGTCTTGGGCGAGTTGATTCCAGCAAGAACCAGAGTCAGGTTAATGTTCTCTCGGTCGCTGATGATTCGGAATCGAGAGGCAGAAGACACAAAGTCAACCACACCTGGGATTCGGCCTCGACGCTGGAGAGTAGACAGGTGggacttggccttggtcaGGTTCTCGGAGGCGTTCACAGTTCGGTCAGGCGCGGGCTCCTTGGTGCCGTGGAgacccttcttggcggtctgagcctcctgctccttctcaacaAGAGTATCCCAGTGAGGGGATCGATCAGAGACGTTCTTACCATGTCGAATGGCAGTAGCGTAGCCGTTGGCGATGATCTCGGATCCAATGTTCTTTCCGTCCACAATCACGGTGACGAGAGGTCGTTCCTCGAACTGGTCGGTCTTGGCTCGAATGGCATCGACAGTCACCTCACAGGACTTTCCAATGTAGTTCTTTCGGACGTAttccttggcagcagcggccCATAGAGGCTGATCGTTCTTTCGGGGGGCTCGAACAGACGACAGCTGGACAGTAACGTCGTCAATGTCCAGGGTGTCGGCTGAAATGACCTTTGTGATGGTTCCAGAGATGGTCTTGCCTGGACTGAGACCTCCAGCAGAAGTAGCAGCAGTGGCTGCGGCAGGGAGACCCTTCCACAGGTTCAGACCCTGTTGCCTAGCGGAATTCTCCAGCTGCCGCAGCTTTCCGGCTCTCTCGGCTCCAATGTGGATGACATGGTGGTCGTTGACGTTGGCCAGACCGCTGTTGAGCAAATGCTCAGCAATGTCTCCGGCAGGATGAACCACGGTCACCAGGGGCACTTCCTGGGGGTTGAACGAGGCAAAAGCCAGCTGCACGCTTCGCTGCAGCAACCTGAGAGCCACGAAGTCACGAGCAGCGTCTCCAAACGGCTCGGcagtggtggttgtggagcCCGATCTGGGGGTAGAGATACCAGCGAGGTTGACGGGGATGTTGAGATGCACTCCGGGAGCGACAATGACTCGCACAATGGCTCTGTTTCCGGAaatcaccttctccacaatggCATTGTAGGTCTTGGAGACGTCCTTGCCGTTCTGCAGAGGAGCGTTTCCAGCGTCCTCAAACGCAGTCACAGTCTGGTAGACCGTGGGGGCCTTGACATCTGCGCCCCAAACTCCCATCTGCGCCgtctcggcctccttctgGGCAGCCTGGAGCTTCTCGACGTAGTCCTCCTGGTCCTCATCTAGCCGTTCCAGAGCTCCTTCTCTGATCTTGGCAAAGCCCTGCTTAAGAGTTCGTTCCACCAGCGAGTCGAAAATGGGTGCCGACACGTCTCCGTACTCTCGTCCATTGATGTTGTATAGCACCTCGAACTTCACCTGCTTGCCTACCAGCAAAAGCCGCAGAGCTTCTCGAGCCTCGTAACCATAGGGATCGTTAGAAGAGAGTCTGGGGGCCTGGATATGGGCGAGCGAAAGCTGTCGTTCAGCTCCGCTGGGAGACTGGAGAATGATGGTGTCTCCAGAAACCACCGACTTGACTTTTCCGAGAGGCATTGTTTTTGGTGTGGTTTGTGGGTGTGATCTACTTCACGGTGGTCACGATCCATTTACAGTTCGTCACCGCCGTCGAGTCGACGTGTCACTGTTTAGAGTTGTGAGGGGACAGCGGAGTAGCGGGCATATATAAAGGGGTTTGGAAGACGCTAGAGAGTGGAGATTTGGGCAAATTGTAGCAATTGAttgttcctcctcggaTTCAAAAACTCGGTCAAATCGACCCGCAAACTGCTCTGTTTGAACCACTGCAACATTGACCCTCAGGAACCTTAATGCAAGCACATCATCACCGATCCAAGAGATAGTGTGGTGTCGGGAAGGTGTCGGGAACAGAGGCCATTTTTGAGGACATTGTGCTGAGAAAAAACGAGTTTTATCAGTGGAAATGTGATGCCCCGACTCTttagatcacgtgaccatgtTCATTTTGCCCCGCCGCAACAAGAATTGGCTGTACCACCGGCTCTCCATCTACGGTCTTACGTCACTGTGGCATTTAAGTCCGAGATGCTACGTGGTCTCAAAATGGGCATAAAAGTGGAAAAGTGGAAAAGtggaaaaatggaaaataTTTGGGAGAAATTCGCAGAAATTcgcaaaaaaaatcataacTCGGAATCCAGCTATATAAACACAGCGAGAAACGTGGCCGGCAGCATTATGGACGGTGTAAACGGCCGGGGAAATTCTCGTCGCGGCAATTCCACGTGCCCCAAACCTCTTGCTCCCTACCCCAGAAACTGACCACTCACGGCTAAAAGGCCCCGGGTGAGAAAGTGTATGCACATCCGGGCTCGGTCGGGACAGTTAGGGAGCGGTATATTTGGGGGTTGCTAGGGGCGAATTGACAAAGAAGAGATATATTTGCAATCTGCGCGCTGTTGTGGCTCTGAATCCACCTTCTCCGAACCAATTGCGTGTCGGGAACGTGCACAAAAACAGCCCGCCATAAAATGGACCCTCAACTGGCCACGAAAATACCGTGCACTGCAGAGTCTGGCGAAATTTGGGTTTCGGGCGTAAAGAGCAATTTGAAATGGCGCATTGGGGGATTCGGGTCATTGTGGACGTTGTAGACACTCAATGGAGAAGCTGAAATATCAGCCGAGCTCGGAGCGCACCATAGAGTATTTCTAGGTGCCGAAAAACAACAATTTTGGCCGGCAAC includes:
- a CDS encoding uncharacterized protein (Compare to YALI0B03960g, similar to uniprot|Q9Y7U7 Schizosaccharomyces pombe Putative transcription factor), which gives rise to MPLGKVKSVVSGDTIILQSPSGAERQLSLAHIQAPRLSSNDPYGYEAREALRLLLVGKQVKFEVLYNINGREYGDVSAPIFDSLVERTLKQGFAKIREGALERLDEDQEDYVEKLQAAQKEAETAQMGVWGADVKAPTVYQTVTAFEDAGNAPLQNGKDVSKTYNAIVEKVISGNRAIVRVIVAPGVHLNIPVNLAGISTPRSGSTTTTAEPFGDAARDFVALRLLQRSVQLAFASFNPQEVPLVTVVHPAGDIAEHLLNSGLANVNDHHVIHIGAERAGKLRQLENSARQQGLNLWKGLPAAATAATSAGGLSPGKTISGTITKVISADTLDIDDVTVQLSSVRAPRKNDQPLWAAAAKEYVRKNYIGKSCEVTVDAIRAKTDQFEERPLVTVIVDGKNIGSEIIANGYATAIRHGKNVSDRSPHWDTLVEKEQEAQTAKKGLHGTKEPAPDRTVNASENLTKAKSHLSTLQRRGRIPGVVDFVSSASRFRIISDRENINLTLVLAGINSPKTSEPFGEEARDLAAKKFQQRDVEFTVQGTDRLGNFIGHLYLPNESKPFSIELLEAGFASSFIQAAESFAHELEDAEQEAKKARKGIWKDFKEDVEDLATTTGALNVNEPAAPVVPDYIDVTITNINPDGSIAFISGGVGATLTKLEQDITSFNLAAANTTQFSFASGHPKKNDYVAVRSPKNTYVRAQILNVDKATGKFAILLIDSGKAVTVSQAQLRPLQAQFGVAKVPGAAKTTNLAFIQAPPAGGNSYLEDYVDLLKKEIEGSQLVAAVVSPGNVVLFTIDSKGPEDSVNSFVVEDAYAFIKPKLTQAELNPTWTATVTKLKELEKAAKNDRVGIWEFGDAVYDDEQ